A stretch of Malus sylvestris chromosome 11, drMalSylv7.2, whole genome shotgun sequence DNA encodes these proteins:
- the LOC126591098 gene encoding uncharacterized protein LOC126591098, translating into MAYRRRQQVSSSSSTSSTSFRFEEEEDKSRYPLPSLQSDDSLAAKAIRASSAHRDSSLSSAYAARGAQAAVNSSSPTSSLASRYSNPATTASSSPSSKPHEYTSIKNVNESKHGFWGVLARKAKAILDDDNGAQDYDSPRTTRADMPSTPTRGKYPEPNQFVESRGKTENPPLQKGLGAFTSSLNYISGTIGNALEEGRTIVEKGTADIIQETRKHIRKKPSDSAQKSQPQTQADLELQLKASRDVAMAMAAKAKLLLRELKTVKADFAFAKERCAQLEEENKILRENRERGDNPEDDDMIRLQLETLLAEKARLAHENSVYARENRFLREVVEYHQLTMQDVVYLDEGNEEVTEVYPIKVIPPYPSPPSEVQGASQNTSQ; encoded by the exons ATGGCTTACAGAAGAAGGCAGCAGGTTTCGTCGTCGTCATCGACATCAAGCACGAGCTTTCgatttgaagaagaggaagataaaTCTCGGTACCCACTACCTTCGCTGCAGTCCGACGATTCGCTTGCGGCGAAAGCTATTCGAGCCTCGTCGGCGCATCGCgactcctctctctcctccgctTACGCTGCTCGCGGTGCACAGGCTGCTGTCAACTCCTCCTCCCCAACGTCCTCATTGGCCTCCCGATATTCCAACCCCGCCACCACTGCATCTTCTTCTCCGTCCTCCAAG CCGCATGAGTATACTTCAATCAAGAATGTGAATGAATCCAAACATGGGTTTTGGGGTGTTCTTGCTAGAAAAGCCAAAGCCATTCTCGACGACGATAATGGAGCTCAAGATTATGATTCACCCCGAACAACAAGGGCGGACATGCCGTCTACACCTACAAGGGGTAAG TATCCTGAACCAAACCAATTTGTTGAGAGCCGCGGAAAGACAGAGAATCCCCCATTACAGAAGGGGTTGGGCGCATTTACATCCTCACTTAATTATATTAGTGGCACCATTGGGAATGCTTTGGAG GAGGGTCGTACAATTGTTGAGAAAGGGACTGCAGACATCATTCAAGAGACTCGTAAGCATATCAGGAAAAAGCCTAGTGATTCTGCGCAAAAATCACAACCTCAGACACAAGCTGACCTCGAACTCCAATTGAAGGCATCTCGCGAC GTTGCAATGGCAATGGCTGCCAAAGCAAAACTTCTTCTTCGGGAGTTGAAGACTGTCAAAGCAGATTTTGCTTTTGCGAAGGAGCGATGTGCTCAGCTGgaggaagaaaacaaaatcCTTCGGGAGAATCGTGAAAGGGGAGACAACCctgaagatgatgatatg ATAAGACTGCAATTGGAAACCCTTTTGGCAGAAAAGGCTAGATTGGCACACGAAAATTCAGTATATGCACGTGAAAACCGCTTCCTAAGGGAGGTTGTCGAATATCACCAACTCACTATGCAGGATGTCGTATACTTGGATGAGGGAAATGAAGAAGTCACCGAAGTTTATCCCATCAAG GTCATCCCTCCTTATCCTTCACCGCCATCAGAAGTCCAGGGAGCTTCCCAAAATACTTCCCAATGA
- the LOC126589227 gene encoding KH domain-containing protein At3g08620-like, protein MSGSYAQNFSPARALSPHLRAPPDVDSQYLTELLAEHQKLGPFAQVVPICGRLLNQEIIRVSGMMPNQGFSDFDRLQRGSPSPIGSDIMPKYRGSGHGGWNGRPHDRLGGPQGMNMEWQVAPSSPSSYIVKRILRLDIPVDSFPNFNFVGRLLGPRGNSLKRVEASTGCRVYIRGKCSIRDIDKEESLRGRPGYEHLNDPLHIIIEAELPANIVDMRLRQAKQIIEELLKPMDESQDHYKREQLRELAMLKSNLREESPQPYGSVSPFTSSGMKRAKTGL, encoded by the exons ATGTCGGGTTCATACGCTCAGAATTTCTCACCGGCGAGAGCGCTTTCTCCGCACCTGAGAGCGCCGCCGGATGTGGACAGCCAGTACTTGACGGAGCTGTTGGCGGAGCACCAAAAGCTCGGGCCTTTCGCGCAGGTCGTCCCCATCTGCGGCCGCCTCTTGAATCAAG AGATAATTCGCGTCTCTGGAATGATGCCCAACCAAGGGTTTAGTGACTTTGACAGACTGCAACGTGGAAGTCCTAGCCCTATTGGTTCAGACATAATGCCAAAATATAGAGGGTCAGGCCACGGTGGCTGGAACGGACGGCCTCATGAT AGATTAGGTGGTCCACAAGGGATGAATATGGAGTGGCAAGTTGCACCATCAAGCCCAAGTTCCTACATTGTGAAGAGGATATTGCGCTTGGATATTCCAGTAGATAGCTTTCCAAAT TTCAATTTTGTTGGCCGGCTTCTGGGTCCTAGAGGCAATTCACTAAAGCGGGTGGAAGCTTCTACAGGTTGTCGTGTGTACATAAGAGGAAAATGTTCAATAAGAGATATTGACAAG GAGGAATCGTTGAGGGGAAGACCGGGTTATGAACATTTGAATGATCCACTGCACATTATAATTGAGGCTGAATTGCCTGCTAATATTGTTGATATGCGGTTGAGACAGGCAAAACAAATCATAGAAGAACTTCTCAAACCTATG GACGAGTCACAAGACCACTACAAGAGGGAACAGTTGAGAGAACTAGCTATGCTGAAATCCAATTTACGAGAAGAGAGCCCTCAACCATATGGTAGTGTCTCTCCTTTCACTTCAAGCGGGATGAAGCGTGCCAAAACTGGTCTGTGA